Proteins found in one Planococcus citri chromosome 2, ihPlaCitr1.1, whole genome shotgun sequence genomic segment:
- the LOC135834597 gene encoding PR domain zinc finger protein 10-like, translating into MSKSKMSSNRKKAENRTKSCGYCEENFITIARLRTHIALEHKDEASKCYLCLELFNKFPPWGTVRKHYARFHKNDKLYFKSLELHKEAFKNSKDMKPDNKDMKQPSSSGKKLKQGTEEQENPNSKGNSRK; encoded by the exons ATGTCAAGTAATCGCAAAAAGGCCGAAAACCGCAC AAAAAGTTGCGGCTACTGCGaggaaaattttataacaattGCTAGATTACGTACCCATATTGCTTTGGAGCATAAAGATGAAGCTTCGAAGTGTTATCTTTGTTTGGAATTGTTTAATAAATTCCCACCTTGGGGTACGGTGCGAAAACACTACGCTAGATTTCACAAAAACGATAAATTATACTTCAAAAGTTTGGAATTGCATAAG GAGGCGTTTAAGAACTCAAAAGATATGAAACCTGACAATAAGGATATGAAACAACCTTCCTCATCGGGAAAAAAGTTAAAA CAGGGTACAGAAGAACAAGAAAATCCTAACTCTAAAGGCAATTCTCGAAAGTAA